The Geoalkalibacter subterraneus genome contains the following window.
TGGACCATGCTGAAGCACATCCCGCGGCTGCCGCGCAAGATCACTGCGGTAGAACTGCAGACGATCCTTGAGGATCGGGGATTTCCGACGACACTGCGCACGGTACAGCGCGATCTCGAGAAACTCGGGCCTTCTTTTCAGTTCGACTCGGACGGTTGTAAACCGGCCGGCTGGGCCTTTTCCCGCGAATCCAACCACTTTCAACTTCCCGGTATGGATGGCCCGTCTGCTCTGGTCTTCCAGATGGTGCGCCTGCACCTCAAGCCTCTCTTGCCCGAGACCTGCACCGAATATCTACGCCCCTATTTCAGACAGGCCGACAACGTCCTGACCGAAATGCAAATCCCTTTCTTCTCGCAATGGTCCCACAAGGTGGCGGTTGTTTCCCGGGGACTCTCCCTGCAACCACCCGCGATTGACTCCGACGTCTTATCCTGCGTGTACCAGGCGCTTCTTTACGGTCAGCAACTCGACATCATGTACCGCCGCCGCGGTGAGGATGCGCCCTCCGGGCGCCGGGTGCATCCGCTGGGGCTGGTGATGGTCGACCAGAATCACTACCTGGTCTGTACCCTGTGGGATTATCAGGATATCAAGCAGGTCGCACTGCACCGCATCTCGTCTGCGT
Protein-coding sequences here:
- a CDS encoding helix-turn-helix transcriptional regulator yields the protein MDTLLRQWTMLKHIPRLPRKITAVELQTILEDRGFPTTLRTVQRDLEKLGPSFQFDSDGCKPAGWAFSRESNHFQLPGMDGPSALVFQMVRLHLKPLLPETCTEYLRPYFRQADNVLTEMQIPFFSQWSHKVAVVSRGLSLQPPAIDSDVLSCVYQALLYGQQLDIMYRRRGEDAPSGRRVHPLGLVMVDQNHYLVCTLWDYQDIKQVALHRISSASLRDESVRPPEGFDLQKYIAGGAFGYPVGDGKLHLKALFDPDVAVQFDESYLTPDQTLVEQEDGRVLLEAQVLDTAQLRWWLQGFGARVEVIAPESLREEFRQLSRQLGERYQGRASSHP